The following are from one region of the Treponema denticola genome:
- the gatC gene encoding Asp-tRNA(Asn)/Glu-tRNA(Gln) amidotransferase subunit GatC, with amino-acid sequence MEKNNNKISKEVFSTLLYLSRLSLGEQEEARLSGQVNNLVGYFEILDKFADSSLDSSMYAKHSETDLRSSEVKEGLAQSDLKKMTSEYMDNYFRVPKVLGSGA; translated from the coding sequence ATGGAAAAGAACAATAATAAAATATCAAAAGAAGTCTTCTCGACTCTTTTGTATCTTTCCCGCCTTTCTTTAGGTGAACAGGAAGAAGCCCGCTTATCGGGACAGGTAAATAACTTGGTCGGTTATTTTGAAATCTTGGATAAATTTGCGGACAGCAGTTTGGATTCTTCAATGTATGCCAAACACAGTGAAACAGACTTACGCTCCTCTGAAGTAAAAGAAGGTCTTGCTCAAAGCGATCTTAAAAAAATGACTTCGGAATATATGGATAATTATTTTAGGGTTCCAAAGGTTTTGGGCTCAGGAGCCTAA